In Diorhabda carinulata isolate Delta chromosome 6, icDioCari1.1, whole genome shotgun sequence, a single genomic region encodes these proteins:
- the LOC130895004 gene encoding cilia- and flagella-associated protein 20: MFKNTFQSGFLSILYSIGSKPLQIWDKKYKNGHIKRITDEDIQSLVLELIGCNVSTTYITCPADPKKTLGIKLPYLVMIVKNLKKYFTFEVQILDDKNVRRRFRASNYQSTTRVKPFICTMPMRLDEGWNQIQFNVADFTRRAYGTNYVETLRVQVHANCRIRRVYFSDRLYSEDELPAEFKLFLPIQNKPKAHP; this comes from the exons atgttcaaaaatacttttcaaagtGGATTCCTTTCGATTCTATATAGTATAGGAAGTAAGCCGCTTCAAATATGGGATAAGAAGTACAAAAATGGACATATCAAACGAATAACAGACGAAGACATACAATCATTGGTTTTGGAATTAATTGGTTGTAATGTGAGTACAACGTATATAACATGCCCTGCTGATCCAAAGAAAACTTTGGGAATTAAGTTGCCTTATCTTGTGATGatagtgaaaaatttgaagaaatatttcacttttgaaGTCCAG attttggATGATAAAAATGTTAGACGTAGATTCCGAGCTAGCAACTACCAGTCTACAACAAGAGTGAAACCATTCATTTGCACTATGCCTATGAGGTTGGATGAAGGCTGGAACCAAATTCAATTTAACGTCGCTGATTTCACAAGACGAGCTTATGGTACAAATTACGTAGAAACACTTAGAGTTCAAGTCCATGCCAATTGCCGTATAAGAAGAGTGTACTTTTCTGATAGACTTTACTCTGAGGATGAGTTACCAGctgaattcaaattatttttacccATACAAAACAAACCTAAAGCACATCCGTAA